In Thalassococcus sp. S3, the sequence CCCCGATAAAGAGCACCGTGATCAAGGTCGCCGCAAAGGCCCAAAGGGATGCTGGTGTCTTCTTGGCTGCCGGACCTGGCGGCTGAGGCTTTGTCACCGGCTCGGCCATGCCCTGAACCAGGAAAACCGACACGTTGTCATAGTGAAGGCCTTCGATACTGTTGGCGACGAGGATCTTGATCTCAGGCACCATGTCGCGCAGGTCGGTCCCTTCGACATGGCGCAGAAACACAGAGGCGGACGCCGCTTCGCGGGGTTTGCCGATGACTTCTTCGGATGGCAGCACCGCATGCACGCGGGCCGAAAGGACACCATCAATTTCGGAAAGAGTGTGAGACAATTCCTCGGAGATCGCAAAAACCAGACGGGCCCGTTCCTCGACTGGTGAAACGACGAACCCGTCGCCGGCGAAGACATCGCTCAAGGTTGCATAGCTCTTGCGGGGAAGTCCCCGGTTGTCCAGGACTTCGATCGCCCGGGCGAAATCGTCCTGATGGACTTGCACCGTCACCTCGGAAGGGCTGGTAACGACCCGGCTTGCTGAGATGCCGGAGGAGGCAAGCACCGCCACGATTTGGTTGGCATCCCGCTCCGTCAAGTTGGTGTAAAGATCGGTCTGACAGGCCGAAAGCGCGGCAAGGCACCCCACCATAGCGAGACGACGAAAACGGGCGCATGCGTCAGGGCCGGGCATCACATCAGCCCTGCGACAGCTTATTGAAACCCTGGCCGGCGGACTTACCGATGCCGATTGCGAAATTCACCAGGTTGGCCTGATTGGCGATCCGGTCGTATCGCATGAGTATTTCGTCCGCCGCTGCCAGAGATTCCTTGAAGTCAGGTCCCTTCCGGTCTTCCGGGGACCGCTTTGCGGCATCCTCGGCATTCGGACCGTAAGCGACGCTCACCTCTGCATCCTGGCTCAGCAGACCGCTCGTCAGGGGCCTTGAGACCGCAAGATCGACGCTGGCGATCGATTGACCGTAACTCCGCATCAGATCACCAACCTTGGCGTCTTCTGCCTCCGGATTGCTGAGCGTCTGTTTGGACAGATCTCGCAGATGTTCGGCGAAGGCCGATGCATTCTGGTCTTTGGGTTCGATATTCTGATCGCTCACAGGCTCGTTGCCCGTGAGCGCCGATGCGCCTTCAAGTCCCATGACATCCCCGATCATCGTAGCTTCGCCGGGAAGGTATGAATGCAGTCTTACGGCAACCTGACAGCATTCAAGCTGGCGGATCCGGACACCGTTCCCTAGGCTCGGCATGATATCCGAGCAAACGTTCCCAAGGGGGCTGTTGAGCAATGCGATATGCGAGTTTGATCCGGCACGGGCTAAGACATCTGGCTGTCATGACCTGCCTCATACAAACGGCCGATGCGGCCCCCCTGCCCGACGGTGACCCTGTCTCGCTGGCGATCATTCATCAGGATGTGAAGGATGTCCTTCAGGATTTCAGCCTGAGGATCGGCATACCCATCGGCGTATCGCCCGATGTCTCAGGCATTGTCCGTGATCTGAAAGGTTCGTTCGCGCCACGGGACTTTCTGGATAGGCTGAGCACACGGCACAAGCTTACCTGGTACTATGACGGCGATATCATCCATGTCACGCCCGTGTCTGCCAATCGCACCCTGCTGATCGAATTGGGACTTGGCGATTTCGACGCCCTGGCACGTACTCTGAATGATCTTGAGATTGCCGATGACCGCTATGTCGTGCGCCGGACACCGGATGCCCGCGTCGCGCGGCTGTCAGGGCCACCGGCCTTCGTAAATCTGGTCGAAAAGACCGTGGGTGTCCTTCCCTCTTCAACACCCAAGCCGCCCGCTGCGGTTCAAAACCCTCCCACAGTTCCAAGCCGGCCACGCTTCTGCATCGGCTGCTAGGCTGCGGGCGTCAGGCTTTGGTCAGATGCCTGTGTTCA encodes:
- the sctJ gene encoding type III secretion system inner membrane ring lipoprotein SctJ; this encodes MPGPDACARFRRLAMVGCLAALSACQTDLYTNLTERDANQIVAVLASSGISASRVVTSPSEVTVQVHQDDFARAIEVLDNRGLPRKSYATLSDVFAGDGFVVSPVEERARLVFAISEELSHTLSEIDGVLSARVHAVLPSEEVIGKPREAASASVFLRHVEGTDLRDMVPEIKILVANSIEGLHYDNVSVFLVQGMAEPVTKPQPPGPAAKKTPASLWAFAATLITVLFIGATLLLRVRRKADDGRSTGNALPAQAHFGVIAEARKTQEGVSG